From Microcoleus sp. FACHB-831, a single genomic window includes:
- a CDS encoding GAF domain-containing hybrid sensor histidine kinase/response regulator, translating to MSSFQASILRRNLPNKAFELLRELLQQMAHRLGAGTVVLTEDILTLGEIPSGEPTREKFTLLVSERFSVLLLGQTGSEGNDALKIQNPKYKIEVGISFSKDAIASFLSNLATQLDSNSDTRLFLDTICQTIQVNDALLQSEFTLSLLEIISLDDNSDSTAAPIYPHVSVCQPVEDALRQQVEQERLLNQVIVQIRQSLQLPMILETAVEQVRHFLQVDRLVIYQFIDAKDSGDRSANDKVNLGQNAVKNYDLLMPVQETDGESLETLPATSLPSQIKKSTSKIEGYGRITYEARADDAVLSVLHLNEGVTCFRDTPSYTEKYRKGFTLAIEDIETAYEFPNCLLELMRQTQVKAKLVAPIVVQEELWGLLIAHQCFETRQWSEGEKNFLKHIAEHLAIAIDQSLVYAELQQQKQNLEQRVIERTQALHDALLAAEAASQAKSEFLATMSHELRTPLTSIIGLSATLLRSYLGQLPTGYVLSAQKQQNYLQTIHNSGQHLLGLINDILDLSEVEAGKAILNISEFSLGKLARQSIQTLAESARLKAVKLELDLKLDSVGDRFLADQNRARQILMNLLSNAIKFTPDGGQVLLRVWRENGTAVFQVEDTGIGIPEHQRSLIFQKFQQLEPLIQRTYEGTGLGLALTKQLVELHGGRIEVESTVGDGSTFTVWLPGQPALARKNSSDDQQRTTGYPHGSIVLVEEQEEVATFICDILTAAEYQVVWLMDGYAAVRQIELLMPIAVIVDRQLPGIDGLEISYSLRNSPPTQHIKVLVLTALEMLQDQQSFLAAGVDDYLAKPVQPEQLLHKIQLLMRNG from the coding sequence ATGTCTAGTTTTCAAGCTTCCATATTACGTCGGAATTTGCCTAATAAAGCTTTTGAGCTACTGCGCGAGCTGTTACAGCAGATGGCGCATAGGCTTGGAGCAGGAACTGTGGTTCTGACAGAAGATATCCTAACTTTGGGGGAGATACCTTCAGGTGAGCCTACTAGAGAAAAGTTTACGCTTTTGGTGTCAGAGAGGTTTAGCGTTCTGCTGCTGGGACAGACAGGAAGTGAAGGTAATGATGCGTTAAAAATCCAAAATCCAAAATATAAAATTGAGGTGGGGATTAGCTTCAGTAAAGATGCGATCGCATCCTTCCTCAGCAACCTTGCTACTCAACTCGATAGCAATTCCGACACGCGCTTATTTTTAGATACCATTTGTCAAACTATCCAAGTCAACGATGCTTTGCTCCAGAGTGAGTTTACGCTTTCATTGCTAGAAATTATTTCTTTGGATGACAACTCAGATTCAACAGCCGCGCCGATATATCCTCACGTTTCAGTTTGCCAACCTGTGGAAGATGCGTTGCGCCAACAAGTTGAACAAGAGCGACTATTGAATCAAGTGATTGTTCAAATTCGCCAAAGTTTACAATTACCTATGATTTTGGAAACAGCGGTCGAGCAGGTACGGCATTTCCTGCAAGTAGATAGATTAGTTATTTATCAATTTATAGATGCCAAAGATTCGGGCGATCGCTCGGCAAATGACAAGGTAAATTTAGGCCAAAATGCTGTAAAAAATTATGATTTGCTAATGCCCGTCCAGGAAACAGACGGTGAAAGTTTAGAAACATTGCCTGCAACTTCATTACCCTCCCAAATAAAAAAATCTACCTCTAAAATAGAAGGCTACGGTCGCATTACCTACGAAGCGAGAGCGGATGATGCTGTACTCTCTGTGCTGCATTTAAATGAGGGAGTAACCTGCTTCCGGGATACGCCTTCTTATACAGAAAAATATCGCAAAGGTTTCACCTTAGCAATAGAAGATATTGAAACTGCTTATGAATTTCCCAACTGCTTATTAGAGTTAATGCGGCAAACACAAGTAAAAGCAAAATTAGTAGCTCCAATTGTGGTGCAAGAAGAACTGTGGGGACTGTTAATTGCTCATCAGTGCTTCGAGACGCGCCAGTGGTCGGAGGGTGAAAAAAACTTTCTAAAACATATTGCCGAACATTTAGCGATCGCCATCGATCAGAGCCTTGTTTATGCCGAATTGCAACAGCAAAAACAAAATTTAGAACAGCGAGTAATAGAGCGCACGCAAGCTCTCCACGATGCCCTTTTAGCCGCAGAAGCAGCCAGCCAAGCCAAGAGTGAATTCTTAGCTACTATGAGCCATGAGTTGCGGACTCCTTTGACTTCTATTATTGGGTTGTCTGCTACTCTCTTGCGCTCCTATCTCGGTCAGCTACCGACAGGTTATGTTTTATCCGCCCAAAAACAGCAAAATTATTTGCAAACTATCCACAATAGCGGGCAACACTTGCTAGGGCTAATCAACGATATTCTCGATTTGTCTGAAGTAGAAGCGGGAAAAGCTATTTTAAATATCAGCGAATTTTCCCTTGGTAAACTAGCGCGACAGAGCATACAAACACTAGCAGAAAGCGCTAGACTCAAGGCAGTCAAACTGGAATTAGATCTAAAACTAGACAGTGTTGGAGATCGCTTTTTAGCAGACCAAAACCGTGCTAGACAAATTCTTATGAATTTGTTGAGTAATGCTATCAAATTTACCCCCGATGGCGGGCAGGTTCTGCTCAGAGTTTGGCGAGAAAATGGTACCGCAGTTTTTCAAGTGGAAGATACGGGAATTGGCATCCCTGAACATCAGCGATCGCTCATATTTCAAAAATTTCAGCAGTTGGAGCCTTTAATCCAACGCACCTACGAAGGTACTGGTTTGGGTTTGGCTTTAACTAAACAACTGGTAGAACTTCATGGAGGCCGCATTGAAGTAGAATCTACTGTTGGTGATGGTTCTACTTTCACAGTTTGGTTGCCCGGCCAGCCTGCTTTAGCACGAAAAAATTCTAGCGACGACCAACAACGGACGACTGGCTATCCACACGGTAGCATCGTCTTGGTGGAAGAACAGGAGGAAGTTGCTACTTTCATTTGCGATATTCTCACGGCGGCTGAATACCAAGTAGTATGGCTGATGGATGGTTACGCTGCTGTTAGGCAAATTGAACTGTTAATGCCGATTGCAGTAATTGTTGATAGGCAATTACCAGGTATCGACGGGTTGGAAATTAGTTATTCTCTGCGTAATTCCCCCCCGACTCAACATATTAAGGTTCTAGTTTTAACGGCGCTAGAGATGTTACAAGACCAACAAAGCTTCCTGGCTGCGGGTGTAGATGATTATCTGGCTAAACCCGTGCAACCAGAGCAGTTATTGCATAAAATACAATTGCTAATGCGTAATGGGTGA
- a CDS encoding N-acetylmannosamine-6-phosphate 2-epimerase, with amino-acid sequence MTNYQLPKGLIVSCQAPESSPLHEPGVIAAIACAAVNQGAVGLRIDTPAHVSAVRSRVNAPIIGLWKQQIPGYEVYITPQFKHAEAIARSGADIIAIDATLRNRPDGESVEILIARIHDELGKPVMADVDTIEAAIAATAAGADIVGTTLYGYTPQTQHLSPPGFDLLTQMVEQLNVPAICEGGIASPQMAKSALELGAYAVVVGTAITGIDHNVKAYRAVFPNTEPQNF; translated from the coding sequence ATGACCAATTACCAGTTACCAAAAGGTTTGATTGTCTCGTGTCAAGCACCTGAATCCTCGCCGTTGCACGAGCCTGGGGTAATTGCCGCGATCGCCTGTGCTGCTGTTAATCAAGGTGCTGTTGGGTTGCGTATAGATACCCCGGCTCATGTAAGTGCGGTGCGATCGCGGGTTAACGCCCCGATTATCGGTCTTTGGAAGCAACAGATCCCAGGATATGAGGTATATATTACACCTCAGTTTAAACACGCAGAAGCGATCGCGAGATCCGGTGCAGATATCATCGCCATCGACGCAACCCTGAGAAATCGCCCTGACGGTGAATCGGTAGAAATTCTGATAGCACGGATTCACGATGAATTAGGCAAACCCGTGATGGCGGATGTGGATACTATTGAGGCGGCGATCGCTGCTACCGCCGCAGGTGCAGATATCGTGGGCACTACACTCTACGGCTACACCCCCCAAACTCAACATCTATCTCCCCCCGGTTTTGACCTCCTCACCCAGATGGTAGAACAGCTAAACGTTCCAGCCATTTGTGAAGGTGGCATTGCCTCACCCCAAATGGCAAAATCCGCTTTGGAACTAGGAGCCTATGCCGTTGTAGTAGGTACGGCAATTACTGGTATTGACCATAACGTGAAAGCTTATCGAGCTGTTTTTCCTAATACCGAACCTCAGAATTTTTAG
- a CDS encoding ATP-binding protein: MGLLPIPIRLNSIYRKLLVTYLALTALGTSLMASYILWSFYGYFMRTRQAELTTWTNALAESVADALEEKDLKRVEVIVKRYGAPEAITLRVFAPDGRLLSTSAPNLDRQVTDWLAVAGMKEALQNNSAKGMAKGILSNDDRLYAAQPIVRNGQMLGVVRMSITLEQFQRQFRIVIFTVLGTLILTLVLCALISEQLARNIARPIQAMCNFAIQLGGGHLGEKLNIRKSDDELGQLAIELNRMSERLASLDKERRAFLASVSHELRTPVSNVLVTLEALESGADEEPELRGRFMKTAQDETKRLSGLIKDLLDLGRLEAGVTSLEQQPVKLRDLIDRAVRAMELRMRASGISIRVEVADLQLQGDPERLIQAFLNILDNAIKHSMPDSQVFISGKVEGTQIAVQIIDRGTGISEGDLPRIFEQFYTADPSRKGSGTGLGLAIARRIVEAHRGTITASSSVGKGATFTIRLPLNPSPEKRSN, translated from the coding sequence ATGGGTTTGTTACCAATTCCCATCCGCTTGAATTCGATTTACCGCAAACTGTTAGTTACCTACCTGGCACTCACAGCGCTAGGCACATCCTTAATGGCCAGCTACATCCTCTGGTCTTTCTATGGATATTTTATGAGGACTAGGCAGGCTGAATTAACTACCTGGACTAATGCTCTAGCCGAAAGCGTAGCTGATGCCTTAGAGGAAAAAGATCTCAAGCGGGTGGAAGTAATAGTTAAACGTTACGGCGCACCCGAAGCAATAACGCTGCGCGTTTTCGCACCAGATGGTCGCCTGCTGTCCACTTCCGCCCCCAACTTAGATCGGCAGGTAACTGACTGGTTGGCTGTTGCTGGGATGAAAGAAGCGCTTCAAAATAACTCAGCGAAAGGAATGGCGAAAGGTATTCTGTCAAACGATGACAGGTTATACGCAGCACAACCTATCGTCCGCAATGGTCAGATGCTGGGCGTAGTGCGGATGTCGATAACGCTCGAACAGTTTCAGCGCCAGTTTCGCATAGTCATTTTCACGGTTCTAGGGACGCTGATACTGACGCTAGTGCTGTGCGCCCTCATTAGCGAACAACTTGCCCGCAATATTGCTCGTCCGATACAGGCTATGTGCAACTTCGCCATCCAGTTAGGCGGCGGTCATTTAGGCGAGAAGCTGAATATCCGGAAAAGTGATGATGAGCTAGGCCAATTAGCAATTGAGTTGAACCGCATGAGCGAACGGCTGGCTTCGCTTGATAAGGAGCGGCGGGCTTTCCTTGCTAGCGTATCTCACGAGTTACGCACGCCTGTAAGCAACGTACTGGTAACGCTGGAGGCGCTCGAAAGCGGAGCGGATGAGGAACCGGAGTTGCGGGGGCGCTTTATGAAGACTGCACAGGACGAAACAAAGCGCTTGTCGGGGCTAATTAAGGATCTGCTGGATCTCGGAAGGCTAGAAGCGGGGGTAACTTCGCTGGAACAGCAGCCTGTAAAGTTGCGAGATTTAATAGATCGCGCTGTACGAGCAATGGAGTTGCGGATGCGAGCTAGCGGTATCTCTATCAGGGTGGAGGTTGCTGATCTTCAGCTACAAGGCGATCCAGAGCGGCTCATACAAGCTTTTTTAAATATACTGGACAACGCTATTAAGCATTCGATGCCTGATTCTCAGGTGTTTATTTCTGGAAAGGTAGAAGGTACGCAGATTGCGGTGCAAATTATAGATCGGGGAACAGGAATTAGCGAGGGCGATCTGCCGCGAATTTTTGAACAGTTTTATACAGCAGATCCGTCGCGCAAAGGCAGTGGAACTGGCTTAGGTTTGGCGATCGCGCGGCGAATTGTCGAAGCCCATAGGGGAACTATTACTGCTAGTAGTTCTGTTGGTAAGGGAGCAACTTTCACTATTCGTCTTCCTCTCAACCCATCCCCTGAAAAACGCAGTAATTAA
- the cobN gene encoding cobaltochelatase subunit CobN: protein MHRLAATPGGWNPQSEGVIFIEQTPAPIILLTAADTDIQTLAAAISTLPHSVPANSPLSPRNGENTKKKIVNGEDLEIDNFPLVRVVNLLQLQQQLSIDTYAEDVLESARVIIVRLLGGRSYWSYGLEVVRETAARTNAALIVLPGDDRPEPELISHSNVSLSAANQLWRYFTEGGVENFVNALKFVANLWLEKDYNPAPPQQVPRVGLYPCKRGRKQENNQYKIGLLFYRAHYLAGNTAPIDALCQSLAERNLEPVPVFVSSLRDVEVQAELLQYFQPKDSEPIQLLINTTSFSIANPIFGFGIANEKVEFNDSKFNALPPLIKSNENLKLDVPTLQVILSGGTLEQWESGFQGLSPRDMAMNVALPEVDGRIITRAVSFKAIQARNSQLETDVVVYEPASDRISFVADLAANWVRLRQTPPSQRRIALILANYPTRDGRLANGVGLDTPASCVEILNALQEAGYQLENIPATGEELIARLTSGVTNDPEGQELRTIRNFVSQEEYQQYFATLPDEVQKKICDRWGIFLETNPPRAEKTEKDGRYFAISGIQLGNVFVGIQPARGYDIDPSLNYHAPDLEPPHNYLAFYYWVRQKFGSDAIVHVGKHGNLEWLPGKSVALSSNCYPEVTLGALPHFYPFIVNDPGEGSQAKRRAQAVIIDHLTPPMTRAELYGPLQQLEGLIDEYYEAQSLDPSRLSAISDRIAQLVLQENLHQDLGVDLEDGEDIESTKFLIQNPESKIKSFLAVADGYLCELKEAQIRDGLHIFGQCPQGRQLRDLIVAIARHPGNGRLGLTRAIAQDCGWDFDPLTTDFGLPISGFRLGNIDDNTQFSIIEDQPDNPKSKIQNLKSIGDGVELLEQQAANLVEQLIHNPEFTIQNPKSKIACELNWIRDRLLPSLLQTNQEITNLLLGLDGRFVPPGASGAPTRGRPEVLPTGRNFYSVDIRAIPTETAWLVGRKAADALIERYVQDNGEYPKTLAISVWGTSTMRTGGDDLAQSLWLLGVQPVWDGLSRRVVDFEILPVSVLGRPRVDVTLRISGFFRDAFANLIDLFDKAVAAVAALDESEEENPLAARVKKETEYWQGVGVSKEEAKMRSRYRIFGSKPGAYGAGLQGLIEAQNWTDDEDLARAYINWSSYAYTSAETNGREPSSSPLAGGLGGVAAPEAFEQRLRQMQIVLHNQDNREHDLLDSDDYYQFQGGLTAAVRGLTGKNPHTYFGDNSIPQNPKVRQLKEEIARVYRSRVVNPKWIAGVMRHGYKGAFEMAATVDYLFAYDATANCVEDFMYAGVAEAYLFAPDVQEFIQQKNPWALRDMAERLLEANQRGLWQGVDEEMVEKLRAIAHQAEAVIEGFS, encoded by the coding sequence ATGCATCGTTTGGCAGCAACCCCAGGAGGGTGGAATCCTCAATCAGAAGGCGTCATTTTTATTGAACAGACCCCTGCTCCCATAATACTTCTCACGGCTGCCGATACCGACATTCAAACTCTGGCGGCGGCAATTTCTACATTACCCCACTCAGTTCCCGCGAATTCCCCTCTTTCTCCCCGCAATGGGGAGAACACAAAAAAGAAAATTGTTAACGGTGAAGACTTAGAAATAGATAATTTTCCCTTAGTAAGAGTTGTTAATTTATTGCAATTGCAGCAACAACTCAGTATAGATACTTATGCTGAAGACGTTTTGGAGTCGGCACGAGTAATTATTGTAAGGCTGCTGGGAGGACGTTCTTATTGGTCTTACGGCTTAGAAGTAGTGCGAGAAACCGCTGCTAGAACCAACGCTGCACTAATTGTATTACCTGGGGACGATCGTCCAGAGCCAGAGTTAATTAGCCACTCGAATGTCTCTCTATCAGCAGCTAATCAACTGTGGCGCTATTTTACAGAAGGTGGTGTAGAAAATTTTGTCAACGCTCTCAAATTTGTCGCCAATCTTTGGCTGGAAAAAGATTACAATCCAGCACCGCCTCAACAAGTACCTCGCGTCGGCCTTTATCCTTGTAAGCGGGGAAGGAAACAGGAGAATAATCAATACAAAATCGGGTTGCTTTTCTATCGCGCTCATTACTTAGCTGGAAACACAGCGCCAATTGATGCTTTATGTCAATCTTTAGCCGAGCGAAATCTAGAACCCGTCCCCGTTTTTGTTTCTTCGCTGCGCGATGTTGAGGTACAAGCAGAGTTATTGCAATACTTCCAACCGAAAGATTCAGAACCAATACAACTTTTAATTAATACAACAAGTTTTTCTATTGCTAACCCAATTTTTGGCTTTGGTATTGCTAATGAAAAAGTAGAATTTAATGATTCAAAATTTAACGCTTTGCCCCCTCTTATCAAGAGTAATGAAAACTTAAAATTGGATGTTCCCACATTGCAGGTAATCCTCAGCGGCGGGACTTTAGAACAGTGGGAATCGGGGTTTCAAGGACTATCGCCGCGAGATATGGCAATGAATGTGGCTCTACCGGAGGTAGATGGGAGAATTATTACTAGAGCTGTTTCTTTTAAGGCGATACAGGCTAGAAATTCGCAGCTAGAAACAGATGTGGTAGTTTATGAACCAGCAAGCGATCGCATTTCTTTTGTTGCTGACTTAGCTGCAAACTGGGTGCGACTGCGCCAAACTCCTCCATCGCAGCGGCGAATTGCACTAATTTTAGCTAATTATCCCACCCGCGACGGGCGTCTCGCTAATGGGGTTGGGTTGGATACTCCTGCTAGTTGTGTAGAAATTCTCAATGCTTTGCAAGAAGCTGGGTATCAATTAGAAAATATCCCAGCAACGGGAGAGGAGTTGATTGCACGTTTAACTTCTGGGGTGACGAACGATCCTGAAGGGCAAGAATTACGCACCATCCGAAATTTTGTTTCTCAAGAAGAGTATCAGCAATATTTTGCTACGTTACCCGATGAAGTACAGAAAAAAATATGCGATCGCTGGGGAATTTTTTTGGAAACGAACCCGCCCCGCGCCGAGAAAACTGAGAAAGATGGTAGATATTTTGCTATTTCTGGAATTCAATTAGGTAATGTTTTTGTGGGGATTCAGCCAGCGAGAGGTTATGATATTGACCCTAGTTTAAATTATCATGCTCCAGATTTAGAGCCTCCCCATAATTATCTTGCTTTCTACTATTGGGTGCGGCAAAAATTTGGCTCTGATGCCATAGTTCATGTGGGCAAACACGGTAATTTAGAATGGTTGCCGGGAAAAAGTGTGGCTCTCTCAAGTAATTGTTATCCTGAAGTGACTTTAGGCGCACTTCCTCATTTTTATCCTTTTATTGTCAACGATCCTGGTGAAGGTTCGCAAGCAAAACGCCGCGCTCAGGCTGTAATTATAGATCACTTAACGCCGCCGATGACAAGGGCTGAATTATATGGCCCTTTGCAACAATTGGAAGGTTTAATTGATGAATATTATGAAGCTCAAAGTTTAGATCCGTCGCGGTTGTCTGCGATAAGCGATCGCATTGCTCAGCTAGTTCTACAAGAAAATCTCCACCAAGATCTTGGCGTGGATTTAGAGGATGGGGAAGATATTGAATCCACAAAATTTTTAATCCAAAACCCAGAATCTAAAATTAAAAGTTTTCTCGCCGTTGCTGATGGCTATTTGTGCGAATTGAAGGAAGCTCAAATTAGAGATGGGTTGCATATTTTTGGTCAATGTCCGCAAGGGAGACAGTTAAGGGATTTGATAGTAGCGATCGCGCGTCATCCCGGTAACGGTAGGCTGGGTTTAACAAGAGCGATCGCTCAAGATTGCGGTTGGGACTTTGACCCTCTTACGACTGATTTTGGATTGCCGATTTCAGGTTTTAGATTGGGGAATATTGATGATAATACCCAGTTTTCGATAATTGAAGATCAACCTGATAATCCAAAATCCAAAATCCAAAATCTAAAATCAATTGGTGATGGCGTTGAACTATTAGAACAACAAGCAGCTAACTTAGTTGAACAGCTCATCCACAATCCAGAATTCACAATTCAAAATCCAAAATCCAAAATCGCTTGTGAGTTGAATTGGATACGCGATCGCCTCCTTCCTTCTCTCCTACAAACTAACCAAGAAATTACTAACTTGTTGTTAGGATTAGACGGTCGTTTTGTACCTCCCGGTGCATCTGGCGCACCCACGCGAGGACGCCCGGAAGTTCTGCCTACTGGTCGCAATTTTTACTCTGTTGATATCCGCGCCATCCCTACGGAGACGGCTTGGCTCGTAGGACGTAAAGCGGCAGACGCTTTAATTGAACGCTACGTTCAAGATAATGGCGAGTATCCCAAAACACTTGCTATTTCAGTATGGGGCACGAGTACTATGCGAACTGGCGGCGATGATTTAGCCCAGTCGTTGTGGTTGCTGGGAGTGCAGCCAGTATGGGATGGACTATCGCGGCGGGTGGTAGATTTTGAAATATTGCCAGTTTCAGTTTTAGGGCGTCCCCGCGTGGATGTTACGCTGCGGATTTCTGGCTTTTTCCGCGATGCTTTTGCTAATTTAATCGATTTATTTGATAAGGCTGTGGCGGCTGTGGCGGCTTTGGATGAATCGGAAGAAGAAAACCCCTTAGCTGCACGAGTAAAAAAAGAAACTGAATATTGGCAAGGAGTTGGAGTTAGTAAGGAAGAGGCAAAGATGCGATCGCGTTATCGCATTTTTGGCTCTAAACCAGGTGCTTACGGTGCTGGATTGCAAGGCTTAATTGAAGCCCAAAACTGGACGGATGACGAAGATTTAGCCCGTGCTTACATCAACTGGAGCAGTTATGCTTACACCAGTGCTGAAACTAATGGAAGGGAGCCATCTTCCTCTCCTTTAGCAGGTGGACTAGGGGGGGTTGCAGCACCGGAAGCTTTTGAGCAACGCCTGCGCCAGATGCAAATAGTTTTGCACAATCAAGATAACCGCGAACACGACTTATTAGATTCTGATGATTACTATCAATTTCAAGGTGGTTTAACAGCAGCGGTGCGGGGGCTAACAGGCAAAAATCCTCATACTTATTTTGGCGATAATTCTATTCCTCAAAATCCAAAAGTGCGGCAATTGAAAGAGGAAATTGCGCGGGTGTATCGTTCGCGAGTGGTAAATCCTAAATGGATTGCTGGAGTTATGCGTCATGGTTATAAAGGCGCGTTTGAAATGGCGGCGACGGTGGATTATTTATTCGCCTACGATGCAACAGCTAACTGCGTAGAAGATTTCATGTATGCAGGAGTAGCAGAAGCCTATTTATTCGCTCCAGACGTACAGGAGTTTATTCAACAGAAAAATCCTTGGGCGTTGCGAGATATGGCAGAAAGATTGTTAGAAGCAAATCAGCGGGGATTGTGGCAAGGAGTTGATGAAGAGATGGTGGAGAAATTGAGAGCGATCGCCCATCAAGCCGAAGCCGTTATTGAGGGATTTTCTTAG
- a CDS encoding argininosuccinate synthase: MGRATKVVLAYSGGVDTSVCIPYLKNEWGVEEVITLAADLGQGDELEPIKEKALKSGASESLVIDVIERFVKDYGFPAIQANALYENRYPLATALARPLIAKILVEAAEKYGADAIAHGCTGKGNDQVRFDVSIGALNPNLKILAPAREWGMSREETIAYGEKYGIPSPVKKSSPYSLDRNLLGLAIEAGPLEDPYTEPPEEIFVLTKAIADTPNEPEYIDIGFEKGLPTSLNGQAHDGVALITKLNELAGNHGVGRIDMIENRLVGIKSREVYESPAMVVLVHAHRDLESLTLTADVTRYKRGIEETYSQLVYNGLWYSPLKGALDAFIQQTQERVTGTVRVKLFKGNATIVGRKSDNSLYSYDLATYGAEDQFDHRAAEGFIYVWGLPTRVWSQKAKG, from the coding sequence ATGGGTCGTGCTACCAAAGTTGTGCTGGCATATTCTGGCGGAGTCGATACTTCCGTCTGCATCCCCTACCTGAAAAACGAGTGGGGAGTTGAAGAAGTTATCACCCTAGCGGCAGATTTAGGTCAGGGAGATGAACTGGAGCCAATTAAGGAAAAAGCACTGAAATCGGGTGCTAGCGAATCGCTCGTGATCGACGTGATCGAACGATTCGTCAAAGACTATGGGTTCCCAGCGATTCAGGCGAACGCTTTGTACGAAAATCGCTATCCTCTGGCGACTGCTCTGGCTCGTCCGCTGATTGCAAAAATATTGGTAGAAGCTGCGGAGAAATACGGTGCTGATGCGATCGCTCACGGTTGCACTGGCAAGGGTAACGATCAGGTACGCTTTGATGTATCGATTGGCGCACTCAACCCAAATCTCAAAATCCTCGCACCAGCCAGAGAATGGGGCATGAGCCGCGAGGAAACGATCGCTTACGGTGAGAAATACGGAATTCCCTCACCTGTGAAAAAGTCTTCTCCGTATAGCCTAGACCGCAATTTGCTAGGGTTGGCGATTGAGGCTGGCCCTCTAGAAGATCCTTACACAGAACCGCCCGAAGAAATCTTCGTACTGACCAAGGCGATCGCCGATACGCCCAACGAGCCAGAATATATTGATATTGGCTTTGAAAAAGGCCTCCCCACCAGCCTCAACGGTCAGGCGCACGACGGTGTTGCTCTGATTACCAAACTCAACGAGCTAGCTGGAAATCATGGCGTCGGACGCATTGACATGATAGAAAACCGCCTCGTGGGTATCAAATCGCGGGAAGTCTACGAATCTCCGGCAATGGTGGTATTAGTCCACGCTCACCGCGACCTCGAAAGCCTTACGCTAACAGCAGATGTCACCCGCTACAAGCGCGGCATTGAAGAAACTTACAGCCAGTTAGTTTATAACGGTCTGTGGTACAGTCCGCTAAAAGGCGCTCTCGATGCCTTCATCCAGCAAACACAAGAGCGGGTAACGGGAACTGTAAGGGTTAAACTCTTTAAGGGCAATGCCACTATTGTGGGGCGCAAGTCTGACAACTCTCTCTACAGCTATGACTTAGCCACCTACGGTGCAGAAGACCAGTTCGATCACAGAGCTGCTGAAGGCTTTATCTACGTTTGGGGATTGCCCACAAGGGTTTGGTCGCAGAAAGCTAAAGGTTAA
- a CDS encoding metallophosphoesterase: MNLKRRQFITLGSLSGFGLAVLAKILHTQIAQSKDISPGFTPVARTPGKSPLLRFVAVADTGTGTRSQYAVANAMTAYHRQNPYDLVILGGDNIYTNGEIEKLGEVFERPYQALLKKKVKFQACLGNHDIRTANGDLQVRYPGFNMNGRRYYTFRRNSVQFFALDTNHNADWKTQLPWLEKELSSSKAPWKVVFGHHQIYSSGAYGLNQPFIDTLTPLFKKYGVQLWINGHDHHYERSKHINGTTYLICGAGAGTRPVGTSEWTAYSAEKLSFAAVEVYADKMIISGIGTDNRIFDQGAIAFKLT, encoded by the coding sequence ATGAACCTCAAACGCCGTCAATTCATAACTTTAGGTAGTCTCAGCGGTTTCGGTTTAGCTGTTTTAGCAAAAATACTTCACACTCAAATAGCTCAGAGTAAAGACATCAGCCCAGGTTTTACGCCAGTAGCCAGAACTCCAGGGAAATCTCCCTTGCTACGCTTTGTCGCCGTCGCCGACACCGGAACGGGTACGAGATCTCAGTATGCCGTAGCTAATGCTATGACAGCCTATCACCGACAAAATCCCTACGACCTAGTTATTCTGGGTGGTGACAACATTTATACCAATGGCGAGATAGAGAAACTGGGCGAAGTATTTGAGCGCCCTTATCAAGCTTTGCTAAAAAAGAAAGTTAAATTTCAAGCTTGTTTGGGAAACCACGACATCCGGACTGCTAACGGAGATTTGCAAGTTCGTTATCCTGGCTTCAACATGAACGGGCGGCGCTACTACACATTTCGTCGCAACTCGGTGCAATTTTTTGCCCTCGACACCAATCACAATGCTGACTGGAAGACTCAACTACCTTGGTTAGAAAAAGAACTCAGCAGCAGTAAAGCGCCTTGGAAAGTTGTATTTGGTCATCACCAGATTTATTCATCAGGCGCGTATGGGTTGAATCAACCTTTTATTGACACGTTGACCCCACTTTTCAAAAAGTATGGAGTTCAGTTGTGGATCAACGGTCACGACCACCATTATGAGCGCAGCAAACATATAAACGGCACTACTTATTTAATTTGTGGTGCGGGTGCGGGAACTCGACCAGTAGGTACTTCTGAGTGGACGGCGTATTCAGCAGAAAAGCTGAGTTTTGCAGCGGTGGAGGTGTATGCAGACAAAATGATAATTAGCGGAATTGGCACCGATAACCGGATTTTCGACCAAGGCGCGATCGCATTCAAACTAACTTAG